A section of the Brevundimonas sp. AJA228-03 genome encodes:
- a CDS encoding ammonium transporter, protein MTLPTPDLLAHQAPLVLDGAGTAWILVSTAFVLMMTLPGLALFYGGMVRKKNIIATIASSTAALMVVTVLWFIVGYSLSFGTSGDATNAFIGGLQALFLDGVRIDTAHSLAPGLPEYLWIAYQLTFAIITPALIAGAFAERMKFSASLLFFGLWHLIVYAPICHQVWGGGYLGSWGVLDFAGGAVVHVNAGVAGLVCALVLGPRHGFGRDNMAPANLAYTAIGTGLLFVGWLGFNAGSAWAADGIASVAALNTLIAPAAAALGWMTIEWIEKKRPTLLGLLSGIVGGLVAITPAAGFVDPKGAFLIGLIGGPACYAGAVWLKHALKYDDSLDAFGIHGVGGIVGAILTGVFATTAVNGVAEGADVVKQIVGLAAVIAWSAAGTFLVLMICRFTTGLRVPRDGEVEGLDYSQHGESLH, encoded by the coding sequence ATGACGCTCCCCACGCCTGACCTCCTCGCCCATCAGGCGCCGCTCGTCCTCGACGGCGCGGGCACGGCGTGGATCCTCGTCTCCACCGCCTTCGTGCTGATGATGACCCTGCCGGGACTGGCGCTGTTCTACGGCGGCATGGTGCGGAAAAAGAACATCATCGCCACCATCGCCTCGTCGACGGCCGCCCTGATGGTGGTGACGGTGCTGTGGTTCATCGTCGGCTACAGCCTGTCGTTCGGCACGTCGGGCGATGCGACCAACGCCTTCATCGGCGGCTTGCAGGCGCTGTTCCTCGACGGAGTCCGCATCGACACGGCCCACAGCCTGGCCCCCGGCCTGCCGGAATACCTCTGGATCGCCTATCAGCTGACCTTCGCCATCATCACCCCGGCCCTGATCGCCGGGGCCTTCGCCGAGCGGATGAAGTTCTCGGCGTCCCTGCTGTTTTTCGGCCTGTGGCACCTGATCGTCTATGCGCCGATCTGCCACCAGGTCTGGGGTGGGGGCTATCTGGGTTCGTGGGGCGTGCTGGACTTCGCCGGTGGCGCGGTCGTCCACGTCAATGCGGGCGTGGCGGGCCTCGTCTGCGCCCTCGTGCTCGGCCCCCGCCACGGCTTCGGACGAGACAATATGGCCCCGGCCAACCTCGCCTATACCGCCATCGGCACGGGCCTGCTGTTCGTCGGCTGGCTGGGCTTCAACGCGGGCAGCGCCTGGGCCGCCGACGGCATCGCTTCGGTCGCCGCCCTGAACACCCTCATCGCGCCCGCCGCCGCTGCCTTGGGCTGGATGACCATCGAGTGGATCGAGAAGAAGCGGCCGACCCTGCTGGGGCTGCTGTCCGGCATCGTCGGCGGCCTGGTCGCCATCACCCCGGCGGCCGGCTTCGTCGATCCCAAGGGGGCCTTCCTGATCGGCCTGATCGGCGGACCGGCCTGTTACGCCGGGGCGGTCTGGCTGAAGCACGCCCTGAAGTATGACGACAGCCTCGACGCCTTCGGCATCCACGGCGTCGGCGGCATCGTCGGCGCCATCCTGACCGGCGTGTTCGCCACCACCGCCGTCAACGGCGTGGCCGAGGGGGCGGATGTGGTCAAACAGATCGTCGGGCTCGCCGCCGTCATCGCCTGGAGCGCGGCCGGGACCTTCCTGGTGCTGATGATCTGCAGGTTCACCACCGGCCTGCGCGTGCCCAGGGATGGCGAGGTCGAGGGCCTCGACTACTCCCAGCACGGCGAGAGCCTCCACTGA
- a CDS encoding ABC transporter ATP-binding protein, with protein MLTIKNLVHVYGNGTRALDDVSLTVPTGMFGLLGPNGAGKSTLMRSIATLQTPTSGSIDFDGIDVIAEPEKLRRTLGYLPQDFGVYPRVSAWDMLDHMAVLKGIASGKDRKETVETLLNQTNLWSVRKKALAGFSGGMRQRFGIAQALIGNPKLIIVDEPTAGLDPEERNRFLNLLAEIADNVVIILSTHIVEDVADLCPKMAVLAGGKIQLEGAPAQLMEQLNGRVWKKTIDRDALPEHRERYEVISTRLFAGRTVIHVLSDRLPGEGFEPVPGGLEDVYFSTLSASRKVAA; from the coding sequence ATGCTTACGATCAAGAATCTGGTTCACGTCTATGGCAACGGGACGCGGGCGCTCGACGACGTCTCCCTGACGGTACCGACCGGCATGTTCGGGCTGCTGGGCCCCAACGGCGCGGGCAAGTCGACGCTGATGCGTTCGATCGCGACCCTGCAGACGCCGACGTCCGGCTCCATCGACTTCGACGGCATCGACGTGATCGCGGAGCCGGAGAAGCTGCGCCGCACCCTCGGCTATCTGCCCCAGGATTTCGGCGTCTATCCGCGCGTCTCGGCCTGGGACATGCTGGATCACATGGCTGTGCTGAAAGGCATTGCGTCCGGCAAGGATCGCAAGGAAACGGTCGAGACCCTGCTGAACCAGACCAATCTGTGGTCGGTGCGCAAGAAAGCCCTGGCGGGCTTTTCCGGCGGCATGCGCCAGCGCTTCGGCATCGCCCAGGCCCTGATCGGCAATCCGAAACTGATCATCGTCGATGAGCCGACGGCGGGGCTGGACCCCGAGGAGCGCAACCGCTTCCTGAACCTGCTGGCCGAGATCGCCGACAACGTCGTCATCATCCTGTCCACCCACATCGTCGAGGACGTCGCCGACCTGTGCCCGAAGATGGCCGTTCTGGCCGGTGGCAAGATCCAGCTGGAAGGGGCCCCCGCCCAGCTGATGGAACAGCTGAACGGCCGGGTCTGGAAGAAGACCATCGACAGGGACGCCCTGCCCGAACATCGCGAAAGGTACGAGGTCATCTCCACGCGCCTGTTCGCCGGCAGGACTGTGATCCACGTCCTCAGCGACCGTCTTCCGGGCGAAGGCTTCGAGCCGGTGCCAGGCGGGCTTGAGGACGTCTATTTCTCGACGCTCAGCGCCTCGCGCAAAGTCGCGGCGTAA